A stretch of Novipirellula artificiosorum DNA encodes these proteins:
- a CDS encoding DUF1579 family protein produces MKKIIFPLVVLALTCGVTRGQEEPATVSEHLKCYGPFIGNWQYEGPMQEDFEGIAEEGTIIVVRTSMKRILNGSAIEGNWSIEFQGGAKLMGKDLTGWDAKQEKIVHGAMSSGGTISGGSITHDKATKSLTFSLKGVDGDGEETSSKVVLTKIDKDTYTWQATERTGGPSDGPSGVYTFKRVKRQAKKEAK; encoded by the coding sequence ATGAAGAAGATCATTTTCCCGCTAGTCGTTCTTGCCCTCACCTGTGGCGTTACTCGTGGACAGGAAGAGCCTGCAACCGTCTCAGAACATCTGAAGTGTTATGGGCCATTCATCGGTAATTGGCAATACGAAGGTCCGATGCAAGAAGACTTTGAAGGCATTGCTGAGGAAGGAACAATAATTGTCGTTCGGACATCTATGAAGCGGATTTTGAACGGCAGTGCAATCGAGGGAAACTGGTCCATTGAGTTCCAGGGAGGTGCCAAACTCATGGGCAAGGATCTTACCGGATGGGACGCCAAGCAAGAAAAGATCGTGCATGGCGCTATGAGTTCCGGTGGTACGATTAGTGGTGGATCAATAACGCACGACAAGGCCACAAAGTCACTGACTTTTTCATTGAAGGGCGTTGATGGCGACGGTGAGGAAACATCCAGCAAGGTCGTACTCACGAAGATTGACAAGGATACGTATACTTGGCAAGCAACTGAACGTACCGGTGGTCCTAGTGACGGCCCCAGTGGAGTTTACACGTTCAAGCGAGTTAAGCGGCAGGCAAAGAAAGAAGCCAAGTAG
- the istB gene encoding IS21-like element helper ATPase IstB, translating to MSESLLPLLKKLRLSGMSHSLEVRLHEASTSGLTHREFFELMLQDELNIREDRQAERRVKQANFRDTKRLEDFDFSFNASIKKSQIFELATCRFIRERRDVLWLGPPGTGKSHLCQGIGMSAIRCGFLVYYRSIFDVVRDFLHDEAMEGHERVLNRYLKPDLLIIDDMGMKQLPKRSGEYLFEVIMRRHELRSTMMTSNRPLEDWAKLIGDVPSAGAILDRFLHRSDVVQITGRSYRLDKSGKGSNSTRAPKGQTTDK from the coding sequence ATGTCTGAAAGTCTATTGCCACTGTTAAAGAAATTGCGTCTGTCAGGGATGAGTCATTCGCTGGAAGTGCGTCTGCATGAAGCGTCGACCTCGGGACTGACGCATCGTGAGTTCTTTGAGTTGATGCTTCAAGATGAACTGAATATTCGTGAAGACCGACAAGCTGAGCGCAGAGTGAAGCAAGCGAACTTTCGCGATACGAAACGACTCGAAGATTTTGACTTCAGCTTCAACGCATCGATCAAGAAAAGCCAAATATTCGAGCTTGCGACGTGCAGGTTCATTCGTGAGCGTCGCGACGTTCTGTGGCTTGGGCCTCCCGGCACGGGTAAGAGCCATCTGTGCCAAGGTATCGGGATGTCGGCGATCCGTTGCGGCTTCCTGGTCTACTACCGGAGCATCTTCGATGTGGTGCGAGACTTCTTACACGACGAAGCGATGGAGGGTCACGAGCGGGTGCTGAATCGTTACTTGAAACCCGACTTGTTGATCATTGACGACATGGGAATGAAGCAGTTGCCGAAGCGTTCGGGCGAGTACTTGTTCGAGGTGATCATGCGTCGTCACGAGTTGCGTTCGACGATGATGACAAGCAACCGTCCGCTGGAGGACTGGGCCAAGCTGATTGGTGATGTGCCGAGTGCTGGAGCGATCTTGGATCGCTTCCTGCACCGCAGCGACGTAGTTCAAATCACGGGCCGCAGCTACCGCTTGGACAAATCTGGAAAAGGTTCAAACAGTACCAGAGCGCCAAAGGGTCAAACGACCGATAAGTAA
- the istA gene encoding IS21 family transposase: protein MAYRLAMDKSYSINHLRSLGYSQRRIARTLSVSRGAVRRHLTVLAPNSTTALDPGEQAADEIGASNSTTLEGSSEATPPPGSASSCEPFRDQILAKLDQGLSVKRIHQDLVDDHEFSHKSWAVYRFVKTLGVKTELPFRRLETLPGVELQVDFGTGAKIRLADGRYRKTHVFRAVLSHSRKGYSEAVYRQTTENFITALENAFWSLGGVPERVVFDNAKCAVIQADWYDPELHPKIIDFCKHYGFAFIPTRPRTPRHKGKVERGVDYVQENALRGHEFESLADQNSHLDHWERTIADERIHGTTQDHVGTVFHNVERAALKSLPLERFPFYHEARRKVTRDGHIAVNKAFYSVLPEYLGRSVWVRHNSRLVRILNERMELIATHTTKQPGRFSTLDAHIASAKINSVERGVAYLLKKTHFLGSSATRWAEAVIENRGVEAAKVLQGLLSLSKKHSSESIDAACDTAWRSGALNYRVIKRLLSDRAAASQQTMEFMDTHPIIRPVSEYADFIHQSFQGR from the coding sequence ATGGCATATCGACTGGCAATGGATAAGTCTTACTCTATCAACCACTTACGTTCACTGGGCTATTCCCAGAGGCGGATTGCTCGGACGCTCAGCGTCTCCCGTGGGGCTGTTCGCAGGCATCTGACCGTTTTGGCGCCAAACAGTACCACTGCTTTGGACCCCGGCGAACAGGCTGCAGACGAAATTGGCGCCTCAAACAGTACCACTTTGGAGGGCTCGTCCGAGGCCACGCCGCCGCCCGGATCGGCCAGTTCTTGTGAACCGTTTCGCGATCAGATTCTCGCCAAGCTTGATCAAGGTCTCTCGGTCAAACGCATCCATCAAGACCTCGTCGACGATCATGAATTTTCCCACAAGAGTTGGGCCGTCTACCGCTTCGTCAAAACGCTCGGCGTCAAGACCGAGTTGCCCTTTCGTCGGCTCGAAACATTGCCGGGCGTCGAACTGCAAGTTGACTTTGGCACCGGTGCGAAGATTCGATTGGCTGATGGTCGATACCGCAAGACGCATGTCTTCCGCGCTGTCTTGAGTCACTCGCGAAAAGGTTACAGCGAAGCGGTCTATCGTCAAACCACCGAAAACTTCATCACTGCTCTAGAGAACGCATTCTGGTCGCTCGGTGGTGTTCCCGAGCGCGTCGTTTTTGATAACGCCAAGTGTGCCGTCATTCAAGCCGATTGGTATGATCCTGAGCTGCATCCAAAAATCATTGACTTCTGTAAGCACTACGGATTCGCTTTCATCCCGACTCGCCCACGAACACCTCGCCACAAAGGTAAAGTCGAACGCGGGGTCGACTATGTGCAAGAGAACGCGCTGCGAGGTCACGAGTTTGAATCACTAGCCGATCAGAACTCGCACCTTGATCATTGGGAGCGAACGATCGCGGACGAGCGAATTCACGGCACAACTCAGGATCACGTTGGGACCGTCTTTCACAACGTCGAGCGAGCGGCGCTCAAGTCGTTGCCGCTTGAGCGATTTCCGTTCTATCACGAAGCTCGTCGCAAGGTCACTCGCGACGGGCACATCGCGGTCAATAAAGCATTCTACAGTGTGCTACCAGAGTACCTTGGTCGCAGTGTCTGGGTTCGTCACAACAGTCGCTTGGTGCGGATCCTCAACGAACGCATGGAACTAATCGCCACGCATACCACCAAACAGCCTGGACGGTTCAGCACACTCGACGCTCATATCGCCAGCGCAAAGATAAATAGCGTCGAACGAGGTGTCGCATATCTTCTCAAAAAGACGCATTTCCTGGGGTCATCGGCGACCCGGTGGGCAGAAGCTGTGATCGAGAACCGTGGCGTCGAAGCGGCTAAGGTGCTGCAGGGCCTGCTGTCTTTGAGTAAGAAGCATTCAAGCGAATCGATTGACGCTGCATGTGATACCGCATGGCGAAGCGGCGCACTGAACTATCGCGTCATTAAACGCTTGCTGAGCGATCGCGCTGCGGCAAGCCAACAAACCATGGAGTTCATGGATACTCACCCGATCATTCGACCGGTCAGTGAGTATGCTGATTTTATTCACCAATCGTTCCAAGGAAGGTAA
- a CDS encoding alpha/beta fold hydrolase — protein MRHNRLICLAAMLLSFGTFLALESAYAENSSPVGEKFTQVDGMEMYYEVHGKGEPLVLLHGFFSSGELWKPFLSELTKDYQVIVPDLRNHGRSTNPAGTFTHRQSAVDVFALLDHLKIKKFRAMGFSTGGMTLLHMATSQPDRVQAMVLFGASSYIPAAPRNYRDLTFEGFSADPELKLLKSQHSRGDDQVRELIRLWYSFEFSFDDMNFTPPYLSTIKANTLIIHGDRDMYFPVRIAAEMYESIPNSYLWIIPNGGHVPNFDEPEQFMKQLQQFFHGDWDKNNAPR, from the coding sequence ATGCGACACAACCGACTCATTTGTCTAGCAGCAATGCTGTTGTCCTTTGGAACCTTCCTAGCACTTGAATCGGCATACGCTGAAAACTCTTCACCAGTTGGGGAGAAGTTCACCCAAGTCGATGGGATGGAAATGTACTACGAAGTTCATGGCAAGGGTGAGCCACTGGTGCTCCTTCATGGTTTCTTTAGTAGTGGAGAGTTATGGAAGCCCTTTCTCTCTGAGCTGACGAAGGACTATCAAGTCATCGTTCCCGATCTGCGGAACCATGGTCGTTCCACGAATCCAGCCGGAACGTTTACGCATCGTCAGTCAGCAGTGGACGTGTTTGCTCTGCTGGATCACCTGAAAATCAAAAAGTTCCGTGCGATGGGATTTAGCACCGGAGGAATGACACTGCTACACATGGCGACCAGTCAGCCTGATCGGGTCCAGGCAATGGTTCTCTTTGGAGCATCCTCGTACATTCCAGCGGCTCCTCGAAATTATCGAGATTTGACATTCGAAGGTTTTTCGGCAGACCCAGAACTCAAGCTGCTAAAGAGCCAACATTCACGGGGCGACGATCAGGTCCGTGAACTCATTCGCCTGTGGTATAGCTTCGAATTTAGTTTCGACGACATGAACTTCACGCCACCCTACCTTTCAACGATTAAGGCGAACACGCTAATTATCCATGGAGACAGAGACATGTATTTTCCAGTGCGGATCGCTGCCGAGATGTATGAATCGATCCCGAATTCCTACCTGTGGATCATTCCCAACGGAGGACACGTCCCCAATTTCGACGAGCCTGAGCAATTCATGAAGCAACTCCAGCAGTTTTTCCATGGCGACTGGGACAAGAATAATGCACCGAGGTGA
- a CDS encoding serine hydrolase, whose amino-acid sequence MATPVFLLSSSNVRGQEGLATKPEVVGVSSEKTAELSEFMQKLVDDGKIAGGVTMMARHGKVVHLEAVGMSDREAKVPMKTNSIFRIVSMTKPITSVAVMMLASAKHGRNDDCRSAWWAGDTLRFDPMDLMDQFGFGFTVYSNDKPDKQSQGAYAWFGFWTTSFRISPRGDWIVITMTQLAGYEQSDVWIREYEKIAAESIVEIN is encoded by the coding sequence TTGGCAACGCCAGTCTTTTTGCTGTCCTCGTCAAATGTGCGAGGACAGGAAGGTCTTGCTACCAAGCCGGAAGTTGTCGGCGTCTCCTCTGAGAAAACTGCGGAACTTTCTGAGTTCATGCAAAAACTTGTAGACGATGGCAAAATTGCCGGTGGCGTTACCATGATGGCCCGCCATGGAAAGGTTGTTCATCTGGAAGCGGTGGGCATGTCTGATCGGGAAGCCAAAGTTCCCATGAAAACGAACTCGATCTTCCGCATTGTTTCGATGACTAAGCCGATCACGAGCGTCGCCGTGATGATGCTTGCTTCAGCAAAGCACGGTCGAAATGATGACTGCCGATCAGCTTGGTGGGCTGGAGATACCCTCAGATTCGACCCAATGGATTTGATGGATCAATTCGGCTTTGGGTTTACTGTTTACAGTAATGACAAACCTGACAAGCAGTCGCAGGGTGCCTACGCATGGTTCGGTTTCTGGACAACATCGTTTCGTATTTCGCCTCGTGGAGATTGGATCGTAATAACGATGACGCAATTGGCAGGCTATGAACAGTCAGACGTTTGGATACGTGAGTACGAGAAAATCGCCGCCGAATCGATTGTCGAAATCAACTGA
- a CDS encoding DUF1579 family protein, translated as MRQIVAALTVVLLTCGVTYGQDESGPGFEHLKSYGPMIGTWQYDGPSLQDVPGIAKKGTKVVFEFSWKWILDKSVVEETWSFGVKGGKTFSGKGLIGWNAAEKKVTFGTMDSFGGMVLGSSVYDAETKSRTYASNGIDGDGNKISSKGVLAKVDKDTLTFQALEQTGGSVFEGPSPIYTFKRVQRTEKEAK; from the coding sequence ATGAGACAAATCGTTGCTGCACTGACTGTTGTTCTTCTTACCTGTGGCGTTACTTACGGACAAGATGAGTCAGGTCCAGGTTTCGAGCATCTGAAGAGCTATGGACCCATGATTGGCACTTGGCAGTATGACGGTCCTTCACTGCAAGATGTACCGGGGATTGCCAAGAAAGGAACGAAAGTTGTTTTTGAATTTTCGTGGAAATGGATTCTGGATAAGAGTGTCGTTGAGGAAACGTGGTCGTTTGGAGTCAAGGGAGGCAAGACATTTTCGGGCAAGGGATTGATAGGCTGGAACGCCGCAGAGAAGAAAGTCACCTTCGGAACCATGGATTCGTTTGGGGGGATGGTTCTTGGGTCATCCGTATATGATGCCGAGACAAAATCAAGGACATACGCCTCGAATGGAATCGACGGGGATGGCAACAAAATATCCTCCAAAGGCGTGCTAGCTAAAGTTGACAAGGACACGCTCACTTTTCAAGCATTGGAACAGACAGGCGGCAGCGTTTTCGAAGGACCAAGCCCGATCTACACGTTCAAGAGAGTCCAACGAACAGAGAAGGAAGCCAAGTAG
- a CDS encoding serine hydrolase domain-containing protein, with translation MLAISLLVSPAISQERLLTKPEVVGVSSEKVGELSKYMQSLVDKGKIAGGVTMMARRGKVVHLKAVGMADREAEKRMTTDAIFRIASMTKPITSVAAMMLWEQGKIGLDDPISKYIPEFKNPEVLVSVGPLVTRPAKREITIRHLLTQTSGLGYPSTEGIGKLYLDHDIKMGLCSSNLTLKEMMERTGKLPIKFDPGSQWLYGMSSDVLGRVIEVASGKTFDVFVEKEICEPLGMTDTFFIAPPEKQSRVVAAYYLSKSQIKKVKVGDTEAPFSSDCHLEGNKCFSGGGGLCSTAEDYMRFCQMLLNGGELNGKRLLKLSTVEMMTTNQLEDSVVPNQKMIPGLIGDFGFGLTFYSEDFPTIQLRGAYAWFGVWTTSFRVSPKRDWIVITMTQLAPCKGVVAWMRDYEKIAAESIID, from the coding sequence TTGCTTGCGATTTCGCTGCTCGTCTCACCAGCGATTTCCCAAGAACGACTGCTCACCAAGCCGGAAGTTGTCGGCGTCTCTTCGGAAAAAGTTGGCGAACTTTCGAAGTACATGCAGTCGCTTGTGGACAAAGGAAAAATTGCTGGTGGCGTGACGATGATGGCCCGAAGGGGCAAGGTCGTTCACTTGAAGGCAGTCGGGATGGCGGATCGGGAAGCTGAGAAACGAATGACGACCGATGCCATCTTCCGCATTGCTTCCATGACCAAGCCGATCACGAGCGTGGCTGCCATGATGCTTTGGGAACAGGGAAAGATCGGATTGGATGATCCGATCTCGAAGTACATTCCCGAGTTCAAGAATCCCGAAGTGTTGGTATCAGTAGGGCCATTGGTGACAAGACCTGCAAAGCGAGAGATCACGATACGTCATTTGCTCACTCAAACTTCAGGGCTTGGATATCCATCGACAGAAGGCATCGGGAAGTTGTACTTAGATCACGATATCAAGATGGGACTATGCAGTTCCAATCTCACGCTTAAAGAAATGATGGAGCGTACTGGCAAGCTCCCCATCAAATTTGATCCCGGTTCGCAGTGGCTTTATGGCATGTCTTCAGATGTTCTTGGACGAGTAATTGAAGTTGCTTCTGGAAAAACATTCGATGTCTTCGTTGAGAAAGAAATTTGCGAACCTTTGGGCATGACCGATACGTTCTTTATTGCCCCTCCAGAAAAGCAATCACGAGTGGTTGCCGCTTATTATCTTTCCAAATCTCAGATAAAGAAGGTGAAAGTGGGGGATACAGAAGCGCCGTTTTCGTCAGATTGTCACCTGGAAGGCAACAAGTGCTTTTCGGGAGGCGGCGGTCTTTGCTCAACTGCTGAGGACTACATGCGTTTTTGCCAAATGCTGTTGAACGGGGGTGAATTGAATGGCAAACGATTGCTTAAACTGAGCACTGTCGAGATGATGACAACCAATCAACTTGAAGATTCTGTTGTTCCCAATCAAAAAATGATTCCCGGTTTGATTGGAGACTTTGGCTTTGGATTAACGTTCTATAGCGAGGATTTCCCGACGATCCAACTCAGGGGCGCCTATGCTTGGTTTGGTGTTTGGACGACTTCATTTCGAGTCTCCCCCAAGAGAGATTGGATCGTGATCACGATGACGCAACTTGCACCTTGCAAGGGAGTCGTTGCTTGGATGCGTGATTATGAAAAGATCGCCGCCGAATCCATTATCGACTAA
- a CDS encoding amidase, whose protein sequence is MKCAGTTAALASVGALTTDSAGAATKAPSLTELSATKLAAMIADGQVSAEEVAEAHLKRIEEVNPNLNAIVQMNAEQVRSGARQADKELRKGVSRGPLHGVPFTIKDCISTKGIITTNGCPELREYIPKIDATVVKRLKKAGGILLGKTNVPEMCFGDTDNLVYGPTLNPYSHEHGPGGSSGGEAAIIAAGGSPFGIGTDIGGSIRSPAHCCGIAGLKPTNRLVPESGILSTFPLEVGGWNSVGPLARHAEDLYTVLQVIAGPDNVDSQTVPVPLHSPSSVAVERLRVAFFTDDGTSTPTAETLESVKRAVRALEASGVALVKEDRPPAISQAASLWIRAVIPQWATAMRYWQLEYATMGEADISEKRSPLTEFIFESLDMAYQNGNYGPDQKERNQRELHAFRAQMLQFFSSYDVLLSPVEAKPAAKLMTVDEVAQLPKRRFIPLLSEAMGGFYVTHNMTGWPAAVVRAGTSPEGLPIGVQIAAKPWHDHVAIAVAKLIEEELGGWQAPTGV, encoded by the coding sequence GTGAAATGTGCCGGAACGACTGCCGCTCTTGCCAGTGTCGGTGCATTAACGACTGACAGTGCGGGTGCTGCGACGAAAGCACCATCACTGACAGAACTCTCTGCGACGAAGCTTGCAGCGATGATCGCTGATGGACAAGTCTCTGCGGAAGAGGTTGCCGAGGCTCATCTCAAACGAATCGAGGAAGTGAATCCGAATCTGAATGCCATTGTGCAGATGAATGCAGAGCAAGTCAGGTCAGGAGCACGTCAAGCTGATAAGGAGTTGAGGAAGGGAGTTTCCAGAGGCCCGCTTCATGGTGTGCCTTTCACCATCAAGGACTGCATCTCGACCAAAGGCATAATCACAACCAACGGTTGCCCCGAGTTGCGGGAGTACATTCCGAAGATTGACGCCACGGTTGTCAAGCGACTGAAGAAGGCTGGTGGCATTTTGCTAGGGAAGACAAATGTGCCAGAAATGTGCTTCGGCGATACAGACAATCTTGTGTATGGCCCAACTCTTAATCCGTACAGTCATGAACATGGCCCTGGTGGTAGCAGTGGCGGTGAAGCTGCGATTATCGCAGCAGGCGGCTCACCATTTGGCATTGGCACGGACATCGGTGGAAGCATTCGCTCCCCCGCCCATTGCTGCGGTATCGCCGGGCTCAAGCCCACCAATCGCCTTGTACCTGAATCGGGAATCCTCTCGACTTTTCCTTTGGAGGTTGGAGGATGGAATTCGGTCGGTCCTCTAGCCCGACATGCAGAAGATCTATATACGGTACTCCAGGTAATCGCCGGTCCTGACAACGTGGACTCCCAAACCGTTCCGGTCCCGCTCCATAGCCCAAGCAGCGTAGCTGTCGAACGGTTGCGAGTAGCTTTCTTCACGGATGATGGAACATCCACGCCAACAGCGGAAACACTTGAATCGGTCAAACGTGCGGTTCGAGCACTTGAAGCTTCCGGTGTTGCTCTCGTGAAAGAGGACCGCCCACCAGCCATATCCCAAGCTGCTAGCCTTTGGATTCGAGCAGTGATTCCGCAATGGGCAACTGCAATGCGATATTGGCAGCTTGAGTATGCCACTATGGGCGAGGCCGATATCTCAGAGAAACGAAGCCCGCTCACAGAGTTTATTTTCGAATCTTTGGATATGGCATACCAAAACGGCAACTACGGCCCTGACCAGAAGGAACGAAATCAACGAGAGCTACACGCTTTTCGTGCGCAAATGCTGCAATTTTTCAGCAGCTATGACGTGCTTCTTAGCCCCGTGGAGGCCAAGCCAGCTGCGAAGCTCATGACGGTTGATGAAGTTGCCCAATTACCGAAAAGGAGATTCATTCCTTTATTGTCGGAGGCAATGGGCGGATTTTATGTGACACACAACATGACTGGCTGGCCTGCTGCCGTTGTTCGTGCCGGAACGTCTCCTGAAGGGCTTCCAATTGGCGTACAAATCGCAGCCAAGCCATGGCATGATCACGTTGCGATTGCCGTGGCAAAACTGATTGAAGAGGAATTGGGCGGCTGGCAAGCACCAACTGGAGTCTGA
- a CDS encoding serine hydrolase domain-containing protein, which translates to MKTHTIRHLITMSALGIWCFVAGTLNATAQELPTSKPEDVGVSSEKVKELSTFMQGLVDDGKIAGGVTMLARDGKVVHLEAVGMSDREAKVPMKTDSIFRIASMTKPITSVAVMMLWEQGKIGLDDPVSKFIPEFKNPDVLVSVNPLVTRAAKREITIRDLLTHTSGLGYEFSKDIGPIYHQHGIQCGDCPTDMTLEEMIETLAGLPLLFDPGTKFEYGMSYAVLGRLVEVVSDGTLERFYDRNIFQPLQMHDTFFRVPHDKLSRLAPPYVTDGNSIRKLEPGEILDWKAGVGTYKITADAAYSESNKYLNELCSTADDYMRFCQMILNLGELEGTRLLSSETVKKMTANQLGSRSGGYGFGFGVLPNTDDVHQQLRDSIHWAGGWSTSFHISPRGNWALVTLTQLAWSDSTPGWFERYRTIAAEAIND; encoded by the coding sequence GTGAAGACTCACACGATTCGACACTTGATCACGATGTCTGCCTTGGGGATATGGTGTTTCGTGGCTGGAACATTGAACGCCACAGCCCAAGAACTGCCCACTTCCAAGCCCGAAGATGTCGGTGTCTCCTCGGAGAAGGTGAAAGAGCTTTCCACCTTCATGCAGGGACTTGTGGACGATGGCAAAATTGCTGGTGGCGTCACCATGCTGGCTCGGGATGGAAAGGTTGTTCATCTGGAAGCGGTGGGCATGTCTGATCGGGAAGCCAAAGTTCCCATGAAAACGGACTCGATCTTCCGCATTGCTTCGATGACTAAGCCGATCACGAGCGTCGCCGTGATGATGCTTTGGGAACAGGGAAAGATCGGATTGGATGATCCTGTCTCGAAGTTCATTCCCGAGTTCAAGAATCCCGACGTGTTGGTATCGGTAAATCCGTTGGTGACAAGAGCCGCAAAGCGAGAGATCACGATACGTGATCTGCTGACGCATACGTCAGGGCTGGGCTACGAATTTTCCAAGGACATTGGACCGATTTATCACCAGCATGGAATCCAGTGTGGGGATTGCCCAACCGACATGACTCTCGAAGAGATGATAGAAACGCTAGCCGGATTGCCGTTGCTTTTTGATCCCGGCACGAAGTTTGAATACGGCATGAGCTACGCTGTGCTGGGGCGACTGGTGGAGGTCGTGTCCGATGGCACCTTAGAGCGTTTCTACGACAGGAACATATTCCAACCACTTCAAATGCATGATACTTTCTTTCGAGTTCCTCACGACAAGCTGTCACGCCTAGCTCCTCCGTATGTGACAGACGGCAATTCTATTCGCAAGCTTGAGCCGGGAGAAATCTTGGACTGGAAGGCGGGTGTAGGCACCTACAAGATAACGGCGGATGCTGCATACAGCGAATCGAACAAGTACCTAAATGAGCTTTGTTCCACCGCTGACGACTACATGCGATTCTGTCAAATGATTCTGAACTTAGGAGAACTCGAAGGAACTCGCCTGCTTTCCAGTGAAACCGTTAAGAAAATGACAGCCAATCAACTGGGAAGCCGTTCAGGTGGTTATGGGTTTGGTTTTGGAGTGTTGCCCAATACTGACGACGTTCATCAGCAATTGAGGGACTCAATTCACTGGGCTGGCGGTTGGTCTACATCATTCCACATTTCGCCCCGAGGCAACTGGGCTCTCGTTACGTTAACACAACTTGCCTGGAGCGACTCAACGCCTGGATGGTTCGAGCGGTATCGAACGATTGCCGCTGAGGCGATCAATGATTAA
- a CDS encoding serine hydrolase domain-containing protein, translating into MTRVIRYSVVVVLATCCLVTPAFAAQGLPTAKPEDVGVSSDKVKELSEYMQGLVDDGKIAGGVTMMARQGKVVHLEAVGMADREAKVPMQTDSIFRIASMTKPITSVAVMMLWEQGKLKLDDPVSKYIDEFKNPKVLLSVDPWKTEPAKVEIKIRHLLTHTSGLGYSFTPNVAALHDELDILTGVATSSEPVADTVKRLTEIPLIFEPGSAWNYGMSIDVLGRIVEVVSKKSLGRFFEDEIFRPLSMIDTHFTIPDEKVPRLVAGYVPVETCLREVRPGERLKEIMVRDEAGFAGTMTLTSDYPYSPSNVAESGGAGLSSTANDYMQFCQMLLNGGELNDHRLLEKDTVAMMTSNQIDDLHVGASDMKFGFGFAILRDDEPVHPQLRSSYAWGGYWCTSFRISPRGDWIVITMAQVAGRPRDEKYDSLAAEAIEK; encoded by the coding sequence ATGACTCGTGTTATTCGATACTCGGTCGTTGTTGTTTTGGCAACTTGTTGTTTGGTGACGCCTGCCTTTGCGGCGCAAGGACTTCCAACCGCCAAGCCCGAAGATGTTGGTGTCTCCTCGGACAAGGTGAAAGAGCTTTCTGAGTACATGCAGGGACTTGTAGACGACGGCAAGATTGCTGGTGGCGTCACCATGATGGCTCGTCAAGGAAAGGTTGTTCACCTGGAAGCGGTCGGGATGGCTGATCGGGAAGCCAAAGTTCCCATGCAAACGGACTCGATCTTTCGTATTGCTTCGATGACCAAGCCGATCACGAGCGTCGCCGTGATGATGCTTTGGGAGCAGGGAAAACTGAAGCTTGATGACCCTGTTTCGAAGTACATTGACGAATTCAAGAATCCCAAAGTCTTATTGTCGGTCGATCCCTGGAAGACTGAACCTGCCAAGGTGGAGATCAAGATCCGGCACTTACTGACACACACTTCTGGACTGGGATACTCGTTCACACCGAATGTTGCTGCACTGCACGACGAACTTGACATTTTGACAGGGGTTGCCACGTCATCAGAGCCGGTCGCAGATACCGTCAAGAGGCTGACCGAGATTCCTCTCATTTTCGAACCGGGGAGTGCCTGGAACTACGGCATGTCCATTGATGTTCTGGGAAGAATTGTCGAGGTCGTCAGCAAGAAGTCTCTGGGGCGATTCTTCGAGGACGAGATCTTCCGTCCGCTCAGCATGATAGATACACATTTCACGATCCCAGATGAGAAAGTGCCTCGGCTGGTCGCCGGATACGTGCCAGTTGAGACGTGTCTTCGAGAAGTTCGACCGGGCGAACGATTGAAAGAGATTATGGTGCGTGACGAAGCGGGGTTTGCGGGCACGATGACGTTAACATCCGACTATCCGTACTCGCCATCAAATGTTGCTGAATCGGGAGGGGCCGGGCTCAGTTCAACGGCAAACGATTACATGCAGTTCTGTCAAATGCTGCTAAATGGTGGCGAGTTGAATGATCATCGTTTGCTCGAAAAAGACACCGTGGCAATGATGACCAGCAATCAGATCGATGATTTGCACGTCGGGGCATCCGATATGAAGTTCGGCTTCGGATTCGCTATTCTTCGAGACGACGAGCCTGTTCATCCCCAGTTGCGGTCCTCTTACGCATGGGGCGGCTATTGGTGTACCTCGTTCCGTATCTCTCCCCGAGGCGACTGGATCGTGATCACAATGGCGCAGGTGGCAGGACGGCCAAGGGATGAAAAGTACGACAGCCTTGCCGCCGAAGCCATTGAAAAATGA